The DNA region CGGGATACCTGTGACTGAACGAACGCACGGCTTCCGGCAAAAGGCTGTCCATGGCAATCTCCATGAAACCGACCTTTATATTGCCGTATTCGCCCTTGGCCATCCGCCCCACAGTAGCTGCGGCATCTTCAGCCTGAGCCACAATATCCATAGCCTGCTTATAAAAATAGCGACCTTCGTTTGTAAGTCGAACTTTACGGCTGTTGCGCTCCAGAAGACGAGCACCTAGTTCTTCCTCAAGCCCTTTAATCTGCTGCGAAAAAGGAGGCTGGGCAATATGCACCCTGCGGGCCGCACGACCGAAGTGCAACTCCTCGGCCACGGCAATAAAATATCTCAGCTGTCTTAATTCCATCAATAAAAATCCATTGCTAAAAAAACAGCGGGGCAAAATCCCCGACTTCTTTTTATTGAACAATAAATCCTGTATAATTACAATATTAATGTCTGAAGATAAAAATCAGCAAAAAGTTTGATTGCATTTTTTCCCGCCTTGAGCCAACCTCTGCTCGCTTTATCTCAACAAGGAGTTTTTATATGACAGATGATCTGGACAGCCTGCTTTCCGATATTCAGCAGCAATGCAATGACGCAGCCCACGATATGTTCGGGGAGGAAACCTCCCGCTGGCATAACCCTACCTACGCCGGAACCATGGAAAACCCGGACTGCATCGGGCAAATGAAGGGAACCTGCGGCGATATCATCAAAATATTTCTCAAGATAGAAAACAATACCATTAAGGAAGCATCGTTCTTTACCACTGGATGCGGACCCAGCATTGTGAGCAGCGACATGGCCTGCGAGCTCAGCATGGGAA from Desulfovibrio sp. JC022 includes:
- a CDS encoding iron-sulfur cluster assembly scaffold protein, with the translated sequence MTDDLDSLLSDIQQQCNDAAHDMFGEETSRWHNPTYAGTMENPDCIGQMKGTCGDIIKIFLKIENNTIKEASFFTTGCGPSIVSSDMACELSMGKNIDQASEIDGEDILERLGGLPEDKVHCAHLASSALQEALGNWLQKK